A stretch of Aerococcus christensenii DNA encodes these proteins:
- a CDS encoding glycosyltransferase, producing MQEFSVLMSLYIKEKASNFEECMQSMLKQTVLPTECVVVLDGPISEELRQALESYQAQYGDWIVVVPLEVNHGLGLALAEGVRHCKYDLIARMDTDDIARSDRFEKQLACFEKDPDLSICGSHIIEFEGSIDHVLAKRKVPLTHDAIAAYQKQRSAFNHMTVMFTKEAILKAGNYQHAPLMEDDLMWVHMLQSGAKCLNIDDYLVYARTGYEMICRRGGWSYFKKYRKGRRQILETGYISYWDYWKTVAIQAVVALVPQSVRFFIFNKLLR from the coding sequence ATGCAGGAATTTTCAGTTTTAATGTCTTTGTATATTAAGGAGAAGGCCTCCAATTTTGAAGAATGTATGCAGAGCATGTTGAAGCAAACAGTTCTTCCAACTGAATGTGTTGTGGTATTAGATGGGCCTATTTCAGAAGAGTTACGTCAGGCCCTTGAAAGCTACCAGGCACAGTATGGAGATTGGATCGTGGTAGTTCCTCTTGAAGTGAATCATGGATTAGGCCTCGCCCTCGCTGAAGGGGTGCGCCATTGTAAATATGATCTCATTGCACGAATGGACACCGATGATATTGCGCGGTCGGATCGGTTTGAGAAGCAACTCGCTTGCTTTGAAAAAGATCCAGACTTGTCCATTTGTGGGAGTCATATTATTGAGTTTGAGGGGAGTATTGATCATGTTCTCGCTAAACGGAAGGTCCCTCTCACCCATGACGCCATCGCCGCTTACCAAAAGCAACGCAGTGCCTTTAACCACATGACGGTGATGTTCACCAAAGAAGCCATTCTAAAGGCCGGCAATTATCAACATGCGCCATTGATGGAGGATGACCTGATGTGGGTGCATATGTTACAATCGGGCGCTAAGTGTTTAAATATTGATGATTATTTGGTTTATGCCCGGACAGGTTATGAAATGATTTGTCGTCGAGGCGGCTGGTCTTACTTCAAGAAGTACCGTAAAGGACGTCGTCAGATTTTAGAGACAGGTTATATTAGTTACTGGGATTATTGGAAGACCGTGGCGATTCAAGCGGTTGTGGCTTTGGTACCTCAATCTGTTCGATTTTTTATCTTTAATAAGTTACTCCGCTAG
- a CDS encoding sugar transferase, translated as MQCEEVKPYYDYLQKKKLSLAIKRLFDIILACFLLILFAIPMGILAVMIKKDSPGPVFYRQERVTTYGRTFYIHKFRTMVDKADQLGSAVTVDQDQRITRVGAKIRDYRLDEIPQLIDVLKGDMSFIGTRPEVKKYVDAYSLEMRATLLLPAGITSRASLEFKDEAALLEGSDHVDKTYIEEVLPKKMAINLESLKSFSLKNDLITMWKTAFVML; from the coding sequence TTATGACTACTTACAGAAGAAAAAACTTTCTTTGGCGATAAAGCGGTTGTTTGATATTATCTTGGCTTGCTTTTTGTTGATTCTTTTTGCAATTCCTATGGGGATCTTGGCCGTGATGATTAAGAAAGATTCTCCAGGGCCTGTGTTTTATCGGCAAGAACGCGTGACTACTTATGGGCGAACCTTTTATATTCATAAGTTTCGGACCATGGTGGATAAGGCGGACCAATTGGGGAGTGCCGTAACGGTAGATCAGGACCAACGGATTACCCGAGTAGGTGCCAAGATCAGAGATTATCGTTTGGATGAGATCCCTCAATTGATTGATGTTTTGAAAGGGGATATGTCCTTTATCGGGACACGTCCAGAAGTGAAAAAGTACGTGGATGCTTACTCTTTAGAGATGAGAGCCACCTTGTTATTGCCGGCAGGTATTACGAGTCGAGCCAGCTTAGAATTCAAAGATGAGGCAGCTTTGTTAGAGGGATCGGACCATGTGGATAAGACCTATATTGAAGAAGTCTTACCGAAGAAGATGGCGATTAATTTGGAAAGTTTGAAAAGTTTTAGTTTAAAAAATGATCTTATCACGATGTGGAAGACTGCTTTCGTGATGTTATAA